The stretch of DNA TGGCTTATGAGAAATATCTGTCTGTACTGCTCTTTTATGGTGTGGAAAGCCTCTAGTATCTCCATGCGGCGGCTCTCGTCCTGACTTCCAAACACTTCATCGAATGCCAAGAAACCAATGCTGCTTGCACCGCTTAGTTCCGTTAGAGTTTTTGAGATTGCTATGCGAAGCACTAAGTTTGCAAGGTCTATCTCTCCGCCGCTAAAACGCTCTATGGGGTACTTTTTGCCCTCATCATAGATGAAAAAGTCAAAGTCGTTGCTGACCTCTATGTGCTGGTACTTGCCTTTTGTGATACGCGCGTACATCTCTGAGGCGATCTCCGAGATGCGGGGCGCTATTTTTGCATTTAGACGTGTCTTAAACTCAGTAAGGCTCGCTTTTATCTTCTCATAATCAAGCAGGTCATCTTTTTTACTCTGAACTTTTTTCTTTTGCGCTTCATTATTGTTAAGCGAGGCCTCTATATTTTTTATCTCGCCCTCGATCTTTGCGACTTTTACTTTTATCTCCATCAGAAGTGCGGTTTTTGCATCTATGGCTTTGAGCAGTTCGTCATGCTCCGCAAGCTTTGCTTTGTGCTTCTCTTCGTCGTAGATGACAAGGTTAAACTCCGCCTCTTTTTTCTTGTACTGCTCTCTTAGATCTTCGATTCTTTTGCTCACAAGTGCCAAGTCCGCTTTTACGACCGGTAGCCTCTTTAGCTCTGTTTCATGGCTCACGTATAGTTTGTATTTTGGTTCAAGAGATGCAAAGTCGCTTCTTATCTTCTCGTGCGCTTTCTCATCGTAACTGTAGGCTTCAAGCTCTTTAAGCTCCTGCTTGTTTTTAAGCCCTTTTTGCTCTACAAGGGCAAAGTGTTCTTGTGCGGCTTTTAGGTCTTTAAGTTTGCTCTCTATGATTTTAACACTGCTTACGATCTCTGAAAACTCTTTCTCTTTTTGCTTCTTTTCTGTCTCAAATGCGCTCTTTTGAGTCTCTACGTTGGTAAGCTGTTTTTTGTACTCATCTATCTTCTTCTGGTGTGTCTCGTTGACCGTGCCGACAAGCGAGTTTACAACATTGTCATACTCTTCAAGGAGCGGTCTCGTGCATGTCGGACAAGCGCCCTCGTTTCCTAGCTCTTTTAGTTTGGCTATCTTGGCGTTCGTGATATCTATCTGTTTGAGTTCTGAGGCTATTTCGGCTTTTAGCTCGTTTTCGATCGTCTGTTTTGTCTTTACGCTCTCTTGCAAAACTGCGATGTTTATTTCCAGATTTTTTGCATTTAAGACAAACTCGTCATACCCTTCGCAAGCTTTTTCAAGTGCGCCAATGTCTGATCTGCTCTTTGTGTACTGCTCTCTTAGCTGAACCTGCTCCTTTTGCAAACCCTCTTTTTTGAGGAAGAACTCTCTGAGCTTCTCCTGCTCCTTTAACTGCTGCTGCAGGCTAAGATACTCTTTTGCCGCAGGTTTTAAAGATTCGAGCTTCTCCTGCTTGTCTTCAAGTTCATGAAACTCAGCGTTAAGTTTTACCTGATTTAACAGCTCGCTGTTTTTAGAGTTTTTTGTCAGTTCCAGCTGTGATGCGAGTTTTTGCTTCTTCTCTTTTGTCTCTGCAAACACTCCGAGCTCTTTTTTTATCTCTTTTTCTTTTGTTTTTAGTGCATCAAGATATTCTGTCTTGCTCTTCTCATCTTTTACAAGAGCCTCTTTTGAAGCGATATTCTGCTTTATCTGCTCCTCTTTTTGCTTTATCTCCGCTTCGCCCAAAAGCACCTCTTTAAACGCTTCTATTTCGCGTTTTAGCTCTCTGCTTTTTTCAATCAGCTCTCTTTCGACAAAGTCTATTTTTTCAAGTCCCAAAAGACGGCGTATCATCTTTTTTCTATCTTCATTTTTAAGCGTACTGAGGCTTGTAAGCTCTTTTTGGGAGGCAAAAAGAGTGTTCACAAAAGCATCTTTGCTCATCTTTGTTAGTGATGTTATGGAGCTTGTCACCTCTTTGGCACCACTTGTGATAAGCTCTTCATTTTTGTAGAGTTTTGCGTTTGCGCTCATCGCTTTTCCGCGAAATTCACGAACTACTCTGTAGGTTGCCGCATCAAACTCAAACTCAAGCTCAACGACCACCGCATCTTTTGCGTCAGCATTTGAGTTTTTGACTATATCTTTATACCCTTTGCTTCTAAGTTCGCCGTAAAGTGCAAAAAATATCGCCTCGAAGATGGTAGATTTTCCGCTTCCGTTTTTGCCGATGATGCCTATCAAACCCTCGCCAAACTCTATTGTCTTAGCGCTGTATTTTTTAAAGTTTTCAAGTCGGAGTCTAGATAGTATCATCACAAACCTCCTCGTAGTGTGCAAAGAGCTCTTGGACTTTGAGTTTTAGCCTCTCAAACTCCTCTCCTTTTGCTTCCTCTTTTATGTGTTCAAGAAAAAACTCCTCAAGTGATACGGCTTCGGCTTCCATCATCGCTGTCTCACTGCTGACATGCTTGAACTCTCGCTTTACCGATACGCTCATAGCATCTGTAAAAATCTTTTTTATCTCCGAGTTTTGAATGTCAATGGATTGCAGAACGCTCAAATTTGTAAGTTTTACCTCGACTATTGCATCTTTTACGTCGCTTGTATCGATCTTTGAGACGGAGTTTTCATAATCCTCGCAATCTATCTCTTTTACGACTATGGGACGGATTTTTATCTCTTTGTATTCGACCTTTAGCTCATCGTACAAGCTTATCTCCGCAAAGCCTTTAGAGTTTCGTTTATCATTAAGACTTGTTCTCTCTGTAGAGCCGCTGTAGTAGACGTTTTCATGCTTGCCGACCTTTCCAAAACCGTGCCAATGCCCGAGTGCGACATAGTCCATCATCTTAAAGATATACTCTTTTTCACTCGGATAGACCCACTCGCCAAACTCGTTCATAAGATAAAAAGCACCCACGGAGCAGTGCATCATCATTATATTCTTTTTACTTTTGTCAATGCTCTCTTCGCATAGCTCTATCTGTGAAAGCGCCTTTGTTTCGTCGTTCATATGGGGCAGGGCGTGAAATATTATGTGCCCGAACTCTATCTTTTTATATTCTTGATTGTACGCCGCATATACGTTTTTAAAGTTGTCAAATATCTTTAGGATGGGCGAGCTTAGATTTGTTCTGGGCGTTGAGTGGTTTCCCGCTATAAGGATGAACGGGATATCAAGAGAGTCTATGATCTTGAACTGTTCAAGCGCAAAAGTGATAGCGCGGTTTGAGGGGCTTGAGCGGTGAAAAAGGTCACCCGTATGGATAATATAATCGGGTTTTATCTCTTTTATCTGCTCTACGACCTGAGCAAAAGCGTCGTAAAAGTCCGCTTCTCTCTGGTTTATGTTTTCCTCATTTAAGATGTCTAAGTCGTTAAAACCTAAGTGAGTATCGCTAAAATGTAATATTTTCAAAAAAAATCCTAATTCAACAAAAAAATTAGGATTATGATAACTAATGTTTGAGTAAAGTTTCTATAAATTAATATATTCTTTTTACAGAAGTAATGAAAGGTTCATATCTGCTTCCATACTTTACTTCTACCTTGTATTGTAAAGAGGTGTTTCGCGTGTTATTATGACTATTTATTGGTCCGATCTCTTTTAAAAGATATTTAAATTTATAAGGCAGATGAACAGTTTGAACATTAAGCCGTTGTATATAACCGTACAAGATTTTTTCTTTATAATCTTTAACTAGCCCTACAACTCCTTTGACTATAAGATAATCTGTTTTATTGGGATACTTCTGTCTTAATCCTTCATACTCTAAACCTGCATCGATAGCAAAAAGTCTTGATTGTGATATTTGTTCACGAGTAAAATTATTTTTGGCATTCTCATAATCTCTTTGCTTCTTCTTGTCGTCTTTATTAGCATTATATAAAGCCTCTTTTTCCATTAATACTGCTTCTGCTGATTTTAAAGATTTTTTATATAATTCACCATTATTTTCCAGTACGATAAAGACTTCCTTGGTTGGTGTCCTTGTGCTCTCTTTAGAATATAAGTACTTATCTGTATCAAAACCCAACTCTTCTAATTTATCATGGTTTAGAAAATTATCCTGATGTGAGCGACTTGATTTGTTTGCAGTTCTATATACAAGCCTAAGAGATACGCTATTGTTCTCTTTTCTTATATAACTTGGCAGTTGAAGTTCTCTTTGTGTTAATGTTACTTCTGATGTCGCCTCACTTGATCGATTAAGATAAACACCCAGAAGCATAACCGCGTTTGTAATAACTAACAGTACAAAAGCGGATGCAAAAAGCTTGGAGGATAATTTAAATATTTTCATAATAGATTCTCCCTTTTACCTTTTAACAACTCGCTTCTAACTCTTTTGAGTATCATAAGTATGAAAACGGCACTTATCCCTATTATTAGAAAGAAAATATATTTTGGCATCCAGTTCCACCACCAGTTAAAAAACTTTGTATATAGAAAAATGACAAAAAATACATTTCCCATATTTGTAACTTCAGAGAGACCTTTTTTTATCCCAATATATATGGCGAAGGCACTAAAAGCAAATCCTATAACTTGGTAGAAACCCTCTATTGAGTCTTCAGCTAGATTTATATAACTGATTGAGCCATTATTTGATAAGATTAATACAGGCAAGAAAAATAAAAACATAGAAAAATATCTGTAAACAACATCAAAGTTTGTGTATTTGGAATGATTTATAAAAGAGAGTAAAAACAGGATTAAAGCAACCGGAAAAAAGTTCTCAGGATGATTTGAAAAGTTAATCCAATAAGCTCCACCCCAAACTCCAACTTTCGCTGATAGAAAAAACGAAAAGAATATAATTCCTATGCCTAAAAGCAGTCTTGTGTTTAGAGCGTAAGCTAGTAAAAATGCAAACAGCGAGAATATTAAGGAAGCATTTGGCGAAGGTGTAATATTGAATATTTGAGCAATCATAGATATATTTAATACAAATGTAGTAAAAGTAAGTAGAGCGGCGATTTTTGTATAGTAATCTTTGTTTTGTTTATTTGATAGGTAGTATGTAAAGAAAACTAAAACAGTTGGGGTGGAAATAAGTATAAAAACTTGTGTACTTTCTTTAAAGTCGCCCCAAAATTGCAAAAATAGAAAAAATATACTAAATGCCAATCCAAGAGCCGCTAAAAACGAGACTATTTTCATACCAAGACTAAGTTGCTTTTCATTTTTAGTTGTATCTATGTCAAACTCTAAAGAGTAGTTTGATAAAAGATTTTGGTGGTATTTAGCTATCTTTTCATTTTGTTCAGCAGTAAGTGAAACTACATCTGTGTCTTTTAATATTTCAAGTTCTGCTTGAAATGATTTAATTTGATCTGTTCTTTGTTGGGCTGTAAGGGTTGATGTTTTATTCATATATAAATAAATCCTAATTAACAAAAATAATTATTAAATAGTATCAAATATTTTCTGAACTTCACATTATTTTTAGCATTTTTCTTTTTTATAACATCACTATTTTTTGAAAAACTTATAGTAAAAATCTTTTATGGTTCTTAGTTTTGTTCTGCTTATTGCCAGAGAGCCGCTTTCGACTTTTCCGCTTGTAACAGTTGTTCCTGCGGCTATCATCACATCATCTTCGATGGTCACAGGGGCTACAAGCTGGCTGTCGCTTCCTACAAATACATTCTTGCCGATGATGGTCTGGTACTTTTTAACTCCGTCGTAGTTGCAGGTAATGACTCCCGCGCCGATGTTTGTTCCCTCATCGACCGTTGCATCTCCTATGTAGCTTAGATGTCCAGCTTTTACACCTTTTAGGGTGGATTTTTTAACCTCGACAAAGTTTCCTATATGCGTATCTTCAAGTTCTGAAGCAGGGCGCAGATGAGCCAGAGGTCCTACGTCGGAGTTTTTAACTACGCTATCTTCAATAACGCTGTGCGCTTTTATATGTGAGCTGATTATCTTGGAATTGCCCGTTATACGGCATCCGTTCTCAACTATGCACTCGCCCTCGAAAATGACACCCTCTTCAATGTAGATGGTTGAAGGAAGCTGCATTCTCACACCCGCTTCCATCCATTTGGTTTTGATTCTATCTTGCATTATCTCCTCGGCGACAGAGAGATCTTTTTTGGAGTTTACGCCCCTGAAGTGCTCTTCGTCTACCAAAAGAGGAGAAATAGTAAGTCCGTCAGCTCTTGCCATGGAGATCACATCTGTAAGGTAGTACTCTTTTTGAGCGTTGTCGTTGCCAAGAAGAGGGATATATTTGTCCAAAACTTTTTTAGAAAAAGCGTATATGCCGGCATTTACGGTTGTAACTGAGAGTTCAAGTTTAGAGGCATCTTTTTGTTCGACTATCTTTTGTACTTCACCGTCTTTTATGATAACACGGCCGTATCCATCGGGGTTTGGCAGGTCAAAGATGGACATTACGATGTCGGAGTCGTTATGCAGAAATCCATCAAGAGCTTTGGCAGAGATGAGCGGCATATCTCCGTTTAGAACAAGGACTTTTTCATTTTTGACAGAGACGTTTTTCATAGCCCCGCCGGTTCCCGGAAAGTTGATATCGTCTTGAGTGACAAAGTTTATATCGTTAAAGTATGAGCTTACAGCTTTTTGTACGGCATCCTTTTGGTGAGCGATGACCACGGTTATATCATCGCTTATTTCGCGTGATGCTTTTATAATGTAATAGAGCATCTCTCTGCCGCAAACAGTATGTAAAACCTTCGCTTTTGAGGATTTCATTCGACTCCCTTTTCCGGCAGCCAAGATAACTATACTGATTCTGTTTTTGTTCATTTTTAACTCTTTATAATATTTGACAAAATTATACCCTCCGCCTCTTATATTTGAAATTAAATCTCGAAAATTCCCATTTATTGAAGAGCCTAATATTTTTTGTGGTATTATAAGCCCAATATTTTACTATAAGGTATTTGAATGGATTTAGGTACGGTCATAGGTATTGTTTTAGTCTTTGCACTTCTGATGGGTGCAATGGCGATGGGTGTGGGAGTAGGCCCTTATATCGATATCCCTTCAGTTCTTATCGTTATCGGCGGTAGTATCGGTGCGTTGATGGTATCGTTCAAGCCCTCACAGATGAAATCTTTCGTTAAAATCTTTATGGTAGCGGTAAAGCCTCCTCAAGAGGACAAAGTAGAACTTATAAAAAAACTTGTCGCATTTGCAACAAAAGCCAGAAAAGACGGCATATTGGCGCTTGAGGGCGAAGTAAATGACGAGCAGAACGACTTTTTAAGAAAAGGTCTCTCTATGGCGATTGACGGCAATGAGCCTGATAACATAAGAGAGCTTTTAGAGATAGAGATGGAGCAGACAAGCACGCGCCACAAGGTAAACGGTTCAATGTTTAGCCAATGGGCAGGTCTTGCAGGTGCTATGGGTATGGTCGGAACACTTATCGGTCTTGTTGCCATGCTTTTAAATATGGCTGACCCTTCGGCGATCGGTCCATCTATGGCGGTCGCACTCCTAACTACCATGTACGGTGCGATCATCGGTAACGTTTTGGGGACACCTATTGCCAACATACTGGGCATAAGAAATGATGAGGAGACTCTCATAAAAGAGATGATACTTACGGGCATAATGTCGATTCAATCAGGAGATGCTCCAAGAGCACTAGAGGCAAAACTGCTTAGCTATCTGCCTCCAAAAGAGCGTGTGAGTCAATATAACTAATGGCTAAGAAAAAATGTCCTGAATGTGAAAAGTGTCTCCCGCTGTGGCTTGTAGCCTTTGGAGACCTTATGTCACTGCTTTTGTGCTTCTTTGTCCTTCTTCTCTCAATGTCAAGCATGGATGCAAAAAAGATATCTGAAGCCATAGGTTCACTCTCTGGAGCTATGAGCGTCTTGGAGGGCGGTATTAAAACCGAGGTCTCCAAAAGACGTATCCAAGAGTCAACTCCTATTGAGTCTGCTGATGAGACCTCTGAACAGGTAAACAGAGTTATGCAGGCACTTACTGAAGTAAACGAGATGACCGCAGAGGGCGACGGTCCTGCCGTATCTCTTGAAGAGGCGCAAGACGGTTTTGTGATCGAACTTCCTGCCGCTCTGCTTTTCAAATCAGGCAGTGCTACCATACAGAGTGAGGACGCGCTTCTCTTCCTAAAAAGAATAGCACTTATAGTAGGTGAGCTTCCAAACCAAACAAAAGTAAGCGTTCAAGGACATACAGATAATCAGTTGCCGGGAACGGGCAGTCCATATAAAGATAACTGGGAACTCTCTTCTGCCAGAGCGATCTCTGTACTTCAGGAACTTCTTTTAAACGGAGTAGATCCAAAACGAATAAATGCAGCAGGATTTTCAGAGTTCTCTCCAAAAGCAACCAATGTTACAGAGAGCGGCAGAGAGAAAAACCGTAGAGTCGAGCTTCACTTTTACGGTGCAGATCCTGACGATAAACAAAAAGTCGAGCAAGGCGTCTTGGATAAGGCAGCAAGCAAATAATGTTTAAGCTTTTTCTACTTTTTTTGTGGCTGGGAGCAGCCTCTCTCTTTGGAGCTGAAAACGTCGCTATTCCAACTATGAACTTTGAGCTCTCCGCTCCCTCTTCTCCTCAGCAGCTAGTAAGCTCACTTAATGTTCTGGTTCTCTTAACGCTCCTTTTCCTGGCTCCTAGCATGGTGCTTGTGATGACGACTTTTACAAGGTTTGTCATAGTTTTTGGCTTTTTAAGACAGGCCCTTGGTACACAACAGGTTCCTCCCACGCAGCTATTGGTTATGCTTGCGATGATACTCACATTCTTTGTTATGGAACCTGTAGGTGTAAAAGCCTATGAAAACGGAATTAAGCCGTACATAGAAGAGAAAATTGGTTATGAAGAGGCGTTTGATGAAACAACTCTTCCATTTAAGAACTTTATGATCAGAAATACCAGAGAGAAGGACTTGGCTCTCTTTTTTAGAATAAGAAAGATGGAGAACCCGACTACGGTCGCAGATGTTCCTCTATCGGTTATTATTCCGGCCTTTGTCATAAGCGAGCTAAAGACCGCTTTTGAGATAGGCTTTTTGCTCTTTTTACCGTTTTTGGTCATAGATATGGTTGTTGCATCAATTTTGATGTCTATGGGTATGATGATGTTGCCGCCTATTATGATAGCGCTGCCCTTTAAGATACTTGTCTTTATTCTCATAGACGGATGGAACTTGTTAATAGGCAATCTGATAGCCTCGATAAAATAGATATAAAAGTAGATAATGTGAATTGTAAATATTTCGGTGAATGTGGTGCTTGTAGAGTTTATGAAGATGGATACGAGCATCAGCTCTCATTAAAAGCAGATATAAACCAAGATAGATTCAGACCATACTATGATGGAGTCATATCCCTCTTTAGGTCTCCAGAAAGTCACTACCGCTCAAGAAGCGAGTTTAAGATCTGGCACACGGATGATGATATTCACTATGCTATGAACCGCATAGACAAAAGCGGTGTTCTACTTATAGATGAGTGCCCACAGGTTAGCGAGCCGATCGCCGCTTTGATGCCAAAACTCTTAGATGCCATAAAAAAGCACGATATCGGCTTTAAGCTTTTCGGTGCCGATTTTTTAAGCTCAACAAGAGGCGAGACAGTAGTCTCACTCCTCTACCACAGAAAGTTGGATGAGCAGTGGAGAGAAATAGTCCAGAGCATAGCTTCAGAGCTTGGTGTCTATATAATAGGACGAAGCAGGGGTCAAAAGCTTGTAGTCGGTCAGGATTACGTAACAGAGCATTTAGATGTGGATGGAATGGAGTTTAGATTTAACTATATAGAGAACAGTTTTACTCAGCCAAACTCAAAGGTAAATGAGCAGATGCTCTCGTGGGCTTTGAAAAACCTTCCAAAAAGCGAAAGTGATCTGCTTGAGCTATACTGCGGAGCAGGCAACTTTACCATACCTTTTTCACTCAAATTCAGAAAAGTTTTGGCTACTGAGATATCAAAATCCTCAATAAACGCCGCAAAAGTAAATATGAAATTGAACAGTGTCAATAACATAGAGTTCGTTCGAATGAGCGTTGAGGAGTTTGTTCAGGCTCTTGATGGCGTAAGAGAGTTTAATAGAATGAGAGATGTAGATATAAAATCTTACGACATTAAGACAATATTCGTTGATCCGCCAAGAAGCGGTATGGATGAGGCTACGTGTGAGTTTGCTTCGAGGTACGATAATATCTTGTATATCTCTTGTAATCCAGAGACACTGGCAAGAGATCTGGACACTCTATGCAAGACACACTCTGTTTCGGATATGGCTCTTTTTGATCAGTTTCCATATACTCATCACGCAGAGATGGGTGTCAGACTAATCAGAAAAGGGAGCGCTCTGTGAGACTGCTATTTACTCTTTTTCTTCTGTTTTGTTTTGCATATTCTAACGAGATACAGAGAATTGAGGATATAGCAAAAGATATAAGCAAACTGCGCCTAGAGAGTGAGAAGTGTAAAAAAGAGCTGACAAACAGCAGGAAGCTATCAGAAGAAAACAGGGAGCTTCAAAATAGAGTCCAAGAGTTAGAAAAACTGGTAAAAAAGCAAGAAATTCTTTTAAAAACCAAAGAAAATAGTGAAAAAAATCTATTGATTTACAGCAATAGATGTGAAGAGGAGAGCCCTTTTCCCGAGCTTATGATGAAAGATGAGTATACAAAAAAGCCTTTTAGCAGAAATGAGATCATAACCTTTAAAGCAAGCGCTTTTCGCCTTAAAACAGACAGTGTGATATATGACGCGGCTAACGGAAAAAAGATCGATCTGTGGGAGAAGGGCACATCTTTTACCTCTAACAGTATGATGGATGGCTGGATCAAAATTTCTGGTTATTTTGTGAAGCGAAAGTGGAAAAAAGCCCAAAAAGAGCTCTGGGTAAAGTCCGCACAAACTATAAAAAGATAGCAAATATATTATAATGATATAATGCTGAAAATTTTTTAGAAGATTATAAATGAAAAAAATATTGATTATCGGTGACGGTGAAGTATCCAAACACTTTATAAACAGAATTATTGATACTCACACTAGTGAGAACATCTACTATGTAGTAGAGACCAAAGCAAAAAAATATAAAAATGTAAATCCGTCACGTTTTAAATTTTACGAGTTTGATCCTACAAGCCTCTATAAGCTTGCCAATCTTCTTAAGATGGAGTTCGTTCAGGTTATCATCGTTATGGACAGCAAAATGGATGTCCAGTACACTATTAAGAACATCAGAAGTATTAAAAAGCAGCTGCGCATAATTGTTCTGAATAAATGGAAGCTAGAAAACGAAGACTCAAACGTCGTCTTGATAGACTCAAATGAGATCCTCTCATCAAGACTGATCGATTATCTGCCTAATGTCCCGGTCATCGCTCAAAATGTCGGAATAGGCGAGGGTGAGATAATGGAGGTCCTTGTTCCGTTTGGAAGTTCATTTATCTACAAACACATCGGTGTCATCGAGCAAAAAGAGTGGCGAATCGTTGCTATATACAGAAACAGAAAACTGATAATGCCAAACCGCAGAAGAATGATCCAGCCAAACGACCTTCTGCTTTTAGTCGGCGATCCGACCGTTTTAAAATCAGTCTACAGGGCTATAAAAAGAGAGCTTGGACAGTTTCCTGAACCATTTGGATCCAACCTTTACCTCTATCTGGATATGGATATTTTAGATCTCAAAACCGTAGAAGATTTTATAAAAAGAGCGATCTTTATACATGACAAACTAGGGCACACTTTGATAATTAGGGTTGTAAATCCAAGTGATTTTGATGTGGTCTGGATGATAAAAAAGTATAGAGCAGAAAATATTGTTATAGATATAAACTACGATGCAACAGATTTAAAACAGAGCCTCTTTAACGACATAAAGACATATCATATAGGTTTGGTGATCGTCTCTAACGAGATATTTGACGATTATGAGATGAGAACGACGCTCTTTGAAGCTCAGGTGCCTGTTTTCAAAATTGCAGACAGAGAACTCTCAAGCGTAAAAGATGCATCTATCATACTCGGTGACAACCGTGATCTAGAGAAGATATCCTCTACAATATTTGACGTTGCCGAGCAGATGAGCCTTCATATTGAGCTTTACAACTATATGAACGAACATCAAGAGGCAAAAGAGCAGGTGATCGAGCACTACTATAACCTTGCGAGCATCTTCTCAAAGAGCATTAAGGTCATTAAAGAGAGCGAAAATCCTATAAAAAAATTAAAACAAAAAGATGATTTTATACAGATCATACCTTTTACAAAAAAATTAACAAAAAGAAAAATCTACTCCATTCTCTCAACTGACAGCGAAAGACTCTACCACAAACTAGACGCTAATCATCAGATATTTATCCCCGTGCAGATCTGATTTAGCCGTTTTTTATCCTTATTTAAGTATTATACATCTGATGTTACGCACTTAAAGCGAACAAGTCCGCTTAAGTGGCAGGGACAAATGTCCCTACAACCCCCTAAAGCTACGAAAAACTCTGTTTTTCGAGAATCACAAGGTGTTTTAAACACTTTTTTGTAAAAGTGTTTAACATCAAATATATGTAACTAAACTGTTGGATAAAGAATGCAAGTACACATTGAGCTTAAAAAGGTCGTAGACGACTCTTACGACATAACAATAGACAAGCTTCCAAAAATATATTTTGATACAAAAGTAGCAGTTGTTACCAACCCTACGGTTTCAGCTCTTCATCTAGATTATCTTCTCTCAAACATAAGTGCAAAAGAGCTTCATGTGGT from Sulfurimonas crateris encodes:
- the trmA gene encoding tRNA (uridine(54)-C5)-methyltransferase TrmA, coding for MNCKYFGECGACRVYEDGYEHQLSLKADINQDRFRPYYDGVISLFRSPESHYRSRSEFKIWHTDDDIHYAMNRIDKSGVLLIDECPQVSEPIAALMPKLLDAIKKHDIGFKLFGADFLSSTRGETVVSLLYHRKLDEQWREIVQSIASELGVYIIGRSRGQKLVVGQDYVTEHLDVDGMEFRFNYIENSFTQPNSKVNEQMLSWALKNLPKSESDLLELYCGAGNFTIPFSLKFRKVLATEISKSSINAAKVNMKLNSVNNIEFVRMSVEEFVQALDGVREFNRMRDVDIKSYDIKTIFVDPPRSGMDEATCEFASRYDNILYISCNPETLARDLDTLCKTHSVSDMALFDQFPYTHHAEMGVRLIRKGSAL
- a CDS encoding COG3400 family protein, with amino-acid sequence MKKILIIGDGEVSKHFINRIIDTHTSENIYYVVETKAKKYKNVNPSRFKFYEFDPTSLYKLANLLKMEFVQVIIVMDSKMDVQYTIKNIRSIKKQLRIIVLNKWKLENEDSNVVLIDSNEILSSRLIDYLPNVPVIAQNVGIGEGEIMEVLVPFGSSFIYKHIGVIEQKEWRIVAIYRNRKLIMPNRRRMIQPNDLLLLVGDPTVLKSVYRAIKRELGQFPEPFGSNLYLYLDMDILDLKTVEDFIKRAIFIHDKLGHTLIIRVVNPSDFDVVWMIKKYRAENIVIDINYDATDLKQSLFNDIKTYHIGLVIVSNEIFDDYEMRTTLFEAQVPVFKIADRELSSVKDASIILGDNRDLEKISSTIFDVAEQMSLHIELYNYMNEHQEAKEQVIEHYYNLASIFSKSIKVIKESENPIKKLKQKDDFIQIIPFTKKLTKRKIYSILSTDSERLYHKLDANHQIFIPVQI
- the fliP gene encoding flagellar type III secretion system pore protein FliP (The bacterial flagellar biogenesis protein FliP forms a type III secretion system (T3SS)-type pore required for flagellar assembly.), producing MFKLFLLFLWLGAASLFGAENVAIPTMNFELSAPSSPQQLVSSLNVLVLLTLLFLAPSMVLVMTTFTRFVIVFGFLRQALGTQQVPPTQLLVMLAMILTFFVMEPVGVKAYENGIKPYIEEKIGYEEAFDETTLPFKNFMIRNTREKDLALFFRIRKMENPTTVADVPLSVIIPAFVISELKTAFEIGFLLFLPFLVIDMVVASILMSMGMMMLPPIMIALPFKILVFILIDGWNLLIGNLIASIK